From a region of the Arvicanthis niloticus isolate mArvNil1 chromosome 6, mArvNil1.pat.X, whole genome shotgun sequence genome:
- the Calcoco2 gene encoding calcium-binding and coiled-coil domain-containing protein 2 isoform X1 — translation MEQHPTPSLPEHGNFSQVLFNNVEKFYVPGGDVMCCYTLTENFIPRRKDWIGIFKVGWKTTKEYYTFMWAPLPKDLNKESATQQEIQFKAYYLPKDMEHYQFCYVDEDGLVQGTSIPFQFHPDPDEDIMIVINKEKMEEMEQLSEELYQENQELKDKYADLHEQLQRKQVALEATWQKINKNLEQKVEEKASWEEEKASWEEEKASWEEEKASWEEEKASWKEEKASWKEEKASWDEEKASWDEEKASWEEEKASWEEEKASWKEEKASWKEEKASWKEEKSSWEEEKASWKEEKASWEEEKASWEEEKASWKEEKASWEEEKASWEEEKASWKEEKASWEEEKTSRESELLHLEEYNQKITSEKEDLGIRVKELQTQLASQEKEIKELIVRDQEKTEELEKLKKENRLLAVNFTEQKIHWKTLEQTVEMLKEKKAVVQKKKHELKEPKTKATTEEELAREVDHLKAKVEAGRACYIEKYKECQRLHKQIRQLRASTMEAKQDLQKSQQEPVGMGSDQPDTSTVIG, via the exons ATGGAGCAGCACCCCACACCTTCCTTGCCGGAACATGGCAATTTCTCTCAAGTCCTGTTTAACAATGTGGAGAAGTTCTATGTTCCTGGAGGAGATGTCATGTGCTGTTATACCCTCACTGAAAACTTCATCCCTCGTCGCAAGGACTGGATTGGCATCTTTAAA GTAGGGTGGAAGACAACCAAGGAGTATTACACCTTCATGTGGGCTCCCTTGCCCAAAGATCTAAACAAGGAATCAGCCACACAGCAGGAAATCCAATTCAAAG CTTATTATCTGCCCAAGGACATGGAGCATTACCAATTCTGCTATGTGGATGAAGATGGTTTGGTCCAGGGAACAAGTATCCCTTTCCAGTTCCATCCAGACCCTGATGAGGACATAATGATTGTTATCAATAAG gaaaagatggaagagatgGAACAGCTCAGTGAGGAGCTTTACcaagaaaaccaggagctaaAAGACAAGTATGCTGACCTCCATGAACAGCTCCAGAGGAAGCAG GTGGCACTGGAGGCAACATGGCAGAAGATAAATAAGAACTTAGAACAGAAAGTGGAAGAGAAAGcctcttgggaggaagagaaggcctcttgggaggaagagaaggcctcttgggaggaagagaaggcctcttgggaggaagagaaggcctcttggaaggaagagaaggcctcttggaaggaagagaaggcctCTTGGGATGAAGAGAAGGCCTCTTGGGATGAAGAGAAGGcctcttgggaggaagagaaggcctcttgggaggaagagaaggcctcttggaaggaagagaaggcctcttggaaggaagagaaggcctcttggaaggaagagaagtcctcttgggaggaagagaaggcctcttggaaggaagagaaggcctcttgggaggaagagaaggcctcttgggaggaagagaaggcctcttggaaggaagagaaggcttcatgggaggaagagaaggcctcttgggaggaagagaaggcctcttggaaggaggagaaggcctcttgggaggaagagaagacctCTCGGGAGAGTGAGCTGCTCCA CCTGGAAGAATACAACCAGAAGATAACCTCAGAAAAGGAGGACTTGGGAATCCGAGTAAAAGAGCTTCAG ACCCAGCTGGcatctcaagaaaaagaaataaaggaacttATTGTGAGAGATCAAGAAAAGACAGAGGAGCTGGAAAAGCTCAAGAAAGAAAACCGCCTGCTCGCCGTCAACTTCACTGAACAG AAGATTCACTGGAAGACACTTGAACAGACAGTGGAAATGTTGAAGGAGAAGAAGGCTGTGGTGCAGAAAAAGAAGCATGAGCTAAAG GAGCCTAAGACCAAGGCAACAACGGAGGAGGAGTTAGCAAGAGAGGTGGATCACCTAAAGGCAAAGGTAGAGGCTGGGAGAGCCTGTTACATAGAGAAGTACAAAGAGTGTCAGCGACTCCACAAACAGATCAGGCAACTCAGGGCTTCTACAATG GAAGCGAAACAGGACCTTCAGAAGAGCCAGCAGGAGCCAGTGGGGATGGGGAGCGACCAGCCCGACACCAGCACTGTCATCGGGTAG
- the Calcoco2 gene encoding calcium-binding and coiled-coil domain-containing protein 2 isoform X2, whose amino-acid sequence MEQHPTPSLPEHGNFSQVLFNNVEKFYVPGGDVMCCYTLTENFIPRRKDWIGIFKVGWKTTKEYYTFMWAPLPKDLNKESATQQEIQFKAYYLPKDMEHYQFCYVDEDGLVQGTSIPFQFHPDPDEDIMIVINKEKMEEMEQLSEELYQENQELKDKYADLHEQLQRKQVALEATWQKINKNLEQKVEEKASWEEEKASWEEEKASWEEEKASWEEEKASWKEEKASWKEEKASWDEEKASWDEEKASWEEEKASWEEEKASWKEEKASWKEEKASWKEEKSSWEEEKASWKEEKASWEEEKASWEEEKASWKEEKASWEEEKASWEEEKASWKEEKASWEEEKTSRESELLHLEEYNQKITSEKEDLGIRVKELQTQLASQEKEIKELIVRDQEKTEELEKLKKENRLLAVNFTEQNKNAILSQQLLSCKSNCRELYIENKRLKQEVSFLTKALKSSANNKDLSSPQGAARRVADPDYFQRENLGCGKATSYQSWKKNYPVFNLCKSTLEKYSLERDL is encoded by the exons ATGGAGCAGCACCCCACACCTTCCTTGCCGGAACATGGCAATTTCTCTCAAGTCCTGTTTAACAATGTGGAGAAGTTCTATGTTCCTGGAGGAGATGTCATGTGCTGTTATACCCTCACTGAAAACTTCATCCCTCGTCGCAAGGACTGGATTGGCATCTTTAAA GTAGGGTGGAAGACAACCAAGGAGTATTACACCTTCATGTGGGCTCCCTTGCCCAAAGATCTAAACAAGGAATCAGCCACACAGCAGGAAATCCAATTCAAAG CTTATTATCTGCCCAAGGACATGGAGCATTACCAATTCTGCTATGTGGATGAAGATGGTTTGGTCCAGGGAACAAGTATCCCTTTCCAGTTCCATCCAGACCCTGATGAGGACATAATGATTGTTATCAATAAG gaaaagatggaagagatgGAACAGCTCAGTGAGGAGCTTTACcaagaaaaccaggagctaaAAGACAAGTATGCTGACCTCCATGAACAGCTCCAGAGGAAGCAG GTGGCACTGGAGGCAACATGGCAGAAGATAAATAAGAACTTAGAACAGAAAGTGGAAGAGAAAGcctcttgggaggaagagaaggcctcttgggaggaagagaaggcctcttgggaggaagagaaggcctcttgggaggaagagaaggcctcttggaaggaagagaaggcctcttggaaggaagagaaggcctCTTGGGATGAAGAGAAGGCCTCTTGGGATGAAGAGAAGGcctcttgggaggaagagaaggcctcttgggaggaagagaaggcctcttggaaggaagagaaggcctcttggaaggaagagaaggcctcttggaaggaagagaagtcctcttgggaggaagagaaggcctcttggaaggaagagaaggcctcttgggaggaagagaaggcctcttgggaggaagagaaggcctcttggaaggaagagaaggcttcatgggaggaagagaaggcctcttgggaggaagagaaggcctcttggaaggaggagaaggcctcttgggaggaagagaagacctCTCGGGAGAGTGAGCTGCTCCA CCTGGAAGAATACAACCAGAAGATAACCTCAGAAAAGGAGGACTTGGGAATCCGAGTAAAAGAGCTTCAG ACCCAGCTGGcatctcaagaaaaagaaataaaggaacttATTGTGAGAGATCAAGAAAAGACAGAGGAGCTGGAAAAGCTCAAGAAAGAAAACCGCCTGCTCGCCGTCAACTTCACTGAACAG AACAAGAATGCTATCCTGTCACAACAGCTCCTCTCCTGCAAGAGCAATTGCAGAGAATTGTACATAGAGAACAAGAGGCTAAAGCAAGAAGTTTCT TTCCTGACTAAGGCACTGAAGAGCTCCGCGAACAACAAAGACCTCTCTTCACCTCAAGGAGCTGCTAGGAGAGTTGCTGACCCAGACTATTTTCAACGTGAAAACTTAGGTTGTGGTAAGGCAACTTCCTATCAAAGTTGGAAGAAGAATTACCCTGTATTTAACCTGTGTAAAAGCACCTTAGAGAAATACAGCTTGGAAAGAGACCTATGA
- the Atp5mc1 gene encoding ATP synthase F(0) complex subunit C1, mitochondrial → MQTTKALLISPVLIRSCTRGLIRPVSASLLSRPEAPSKQPSCSRSPLQVARREFQTSVISRDIDTAAKFIGAGAATVGVAGSGAGIGTVFGSLIIGYARNPSLKQQLFSYAILGFALSEAMGLFCLMVAFLILFAM, encoded by the exons ATGCAGACCACCAAGGCACTGCTCATTTCTCCAGTTCTG ATCCGCTCCTGTACCAGGGGTCTAATcaggcctgtgtctgcctccctcctCAGTAGACCAGAGGCCCCATCTAAACAG CCTTCCTGCAGCCGCTCCCCTCTCCAGGTGGCCAGACGGGAATTTCAGACCAGTGTTATTTCCCGGGACATCGACACGGCAGCCAAGTTCATTGGTGCTGGGGCCGCCACAGTTGGTGTGGCTGGATCAGGGGCTGGCATTGGCACAGTGTTTGGTAGCTTGATTATTGGCTATGCCAG GAACCCGTCTCTCAAGCAGCAGCTCTTCTCATATGCCATCCTGGGCTTTGCCCTGTCTGAGGCCATGGGACTATTCTGTTTGATGGTcgccttcctcatcctcttcgcCATGTGA